ctgagcctattttgcataggcttggcggcgtgcgcaagccccgggacgcgcgtatgtcccggggctttccaaaatgggcggtcctggggcggggctgagggcgtggtggcggtcagggggcggggccgagtccTCCTGCACAGCTGCCTGTGCAGGGGCATGGCATGCCGGCACCCGGCCGGTGCGCGTAACTTCGGAaacaaaggtggtgggggggggggggatttagttagggttggagggtgggttagataagggaagggagattttggagcggccttggagggaacggggaaagccatcggggctcccctcggccTCGGCctgcgcaaggtacacaagtgtgcacctccttgtgcgtgccgatcccggattttataacatgcgtgcggcagcgcatgcatgttataaaatcgggtgtacatttgggcatgccaggttgcgcgcactaATGTGCCCCGCGCGCGCTCCTCTAAATATCTGCCTCTTTATGTCTGCTAGAGTAACCGCTTCAAATTAGGTACACAGATATGcgtggtaggtgtattttaaatcatatgtgcatacatgcgtgcatgatttaaaattccagcttaTGTCTACTTGCGTGCCCGTATGCGTGTGCATGAGTGCCCacacgcttgttttaaaattatcctgttAGTGAGCACTGAATGACCCCTGGAAAGATAGCTGAAGCAGCTGAGCTAATAGTGAGAGCAAAAAAGGCTGCTTTTGAAAAAATAGAGAACCTTTGAGAGAAAAGCTAAGAAATTAATGAACAACGTTTCCCGGAATAGAGGGAAGCTCTCCTGAAAGAAAAATGATTTCTGTAACAGAAAGGAAATTTGTTTTTACTGATTCAAGAGTACTGCCACATCATATAAGCCTGTGTGTAAATATGTGAGCATGGAACTTTTGAGTGCAAGCATATAGGGAAACAACCGAGAAACAACCATGGCAgtgacaaatatattttttattttattttagttagcATTCCAGTGTCACGCATCCTGAATCAATAGGAAACATTCACATTTTAGATAGCGGAAGATAGTCACGTGAGTGTAGGCAGGATTTGTTATTGATTTCATTATGTTAGGGAGGTAGGcaaccagagagagagaagaccgTGGACCACGACTCAAGGGAAGAATGCCAGATCTGTAGCACCACCGCTGGACCTGAAGACTGAGGCTGTTACCTGGACATTTGAGCTCATTGGAAAACAATAGTTATGTCTGaccaaaaacattaaaataacctacaaagataaagagagagagacagacaggaaGAACCAAAGCTGTAAAAGAAAAGTATACTAGCAAAACAATAGTAAATCCCTGGGATACAGTTTACTATTAACttctatggtaaaaaaaaaatttgagaaaaTTTGTAAacttgcttgtgatttaaatttTAGATGTGATTATTAGAACTGGGCTGTTCAGCCATGTTTGTGACAGAAATCAAGTAGATTTGtcctacttattttttttatctagTAATCATCAGTTCTGAAGAAAACCTCCTGAAAAATGAGATTCTCTTATTGATCAAAAGGTCTGGCTgtcttttaaacatttatatattttaactcCAATCAACCTGGAGTAGAATAATTTTTCTAGAGTTTCAGCCGCTCTTCCTAACCTCTGGGATATCACAGACCATGTGGGTTCACCCTGCTGCTATTCCTCCAAATGATGGACTTAGATACCTCTACCTCTACAACTAGCTCCATGTCATCTTACCTTTGGGGATAAAGTCACTTGTTCCCCTCTACCACTTGATTGCCAGAGCTTGATCATAAGACCACATCATCAACCTAGATGGCCGCTACAATCTACCTCCTATGCCTAACCATATCTGCTTTGTTGTTTTCTTCGGGTTCATACCTGTATGGATTACAAAACTATGATGCAGCACTATGATGCAGCACAATTGTTAATTTGATTGTTAACACCAGAAAACACCCCATGCCACCCCATGCCACTGTTGGACAGTGAGAGGCTCCCTCTGAGTGTGCCTGCCCAACCTGGCTGAATACACTAAActaacaggtacattttcaaaagcctgcatGTGCAAAAAAgcgcatatacacatgtatgtgatGCATCTGCACGCAATCTGCATTTTATAAACGTGGCGGTGCAAccggggtggaggaggaggtggggagggtgcaagggagaaggctcacctagggcgccaaatccccttgcaccggccctgaatgGGCATATTTAAATGAGACTTAGTGGTTACTGAATTGTTGGCAAGTGTTTTTAGCTTTTTACTCTTAGTTCATGCCACTATAAAGTTATGAACATGCtctgtgctagggatgtgcacagctaaaagtttcattttcagtttgtccATTTGTTTTTCGTTTTCAGGGCTATATTTAATTTTTGCTCATTTCCAGTAACGTATTGCAGATAGAGTGCACTAACATTTTTGCTTTTCTGGtgccaaatttgtttcatttgataaCAAAACAAACAGGCTCATTTGTATCACACGATGCACATCCACATTCTGTGAGCTTTTTCTCCATCCTTTTTCAGATGTTGCTGATAGCAACATCTGTCAGAAAAGGAATAGTGAGACTTATTCAAATTGTAATGACTCTATATTATAGAGGCCTTTAAACCTGCATGAAGGGGGCTTTTCTGAGATAGACAGGGCCCTTTGGCAGCCTTTTCCAACATAAGCTATGAATATTTTCACCCAACATGGCAAATGCATTTTGACATTACATTTTCTGTCCTGTGTGAGTGTGAATCAAATTCTTAGTGATTACCAAGTCATAGTTAGGCATTATTTGGCTGACCTTTGTATAGTAAGCTGATCGAACTGTAAGTATTTAGGTGTTTCTTCTAAATATATGTTATGAATATACTTCACTAATAAATTCTATTATTTTTAGACAGAGTAACATTTTCAatactgttttattttgtaacCTCTGTTTTCTGATGAATCTTTTGTTCGGAATGCCAAAAAGGATCTGGATATTTGAGCCCACTGCACTCAGAACAAAGATATGTTATCAGATAGCTCTATACCATCTCTGTTACCATAGTGTGTAACACAAGAACCTTTCGGGTAGTCAGGGGTGGAATAATTCTCCAACTCTGCGTTATCTTTGATCTGCTGTTACTGGAATACCTTCtcaacaacacacacacaatcatttTCCCCGTTAAGAATCCCCTTATTTCTTTCCTCATCACTTAAATTATGCTTGAAATGCTACAAATGGATCGGCTCCATGGTCAGTGCTATTAGAAACCCGATCAATTAACATTACTTAAAAACAGAAGAAGGTAAGACAAAGTCCTAGCGTGGTGCATGGCTGAGACTGAAATCAagtcaaaagaaaatatttcaaagaaaatGTGCTCCCTTAGCTTGATCATTCTACTTTGGGAATCATTGCATGAAAGACCAGAGGAAGAGAGTTTAACATAATTGCGTACTTAAGGACACTGTTTCATCAACACTAATGAAACAAAGGCGGACTTTAAAATCTTCAATTAGAGCAATATTTCTAAACAACTATCCTGCTATAAGTCTAGGCATTTTCATTCCTTCTAAAATTTGGTAAGAAATACTTCATTACCACTTGCTTTCCATTCAATGCGACGGATATGGATGCTTGTCGTAAACCAAGAAACTGAGAGTGAAGAGGATTAACAGCCACACGACATAAAGAAAAGTGAAACACTATGCTCAGAAAGATCCATTCTATATTTCATCCCAATTCCCAAAGCAGCAATCTGACTGATGGCAGCTCTCTCTATGATGGCACAAACTCTGCCGTGCGGCTGGTGCGCAGTACCTCCATGTACGTGATTGGAGAGGGGCTGCAGAAATCCAGTGAAtctctaaaaaaatacaaaagtaccACCAGCATTGAGTCATCAGGCTGCTACCGTTACAAAGAGGAAGATAGAGCATGGATGTACTCCAAGACCCGGGACTGTTTGCAGTACCTCCAGGACCTATTGGCTTTGAGGAAAAAGTATCTCAACAGCCTCCATAACTTAAAATCTATGAATGCAACATCAGCACTCCCCCCTATATCTACCAATTTCTCTAAAGAAGGAAAAAAGCTCTTACCTTCCTCTAAAGGACCTTCTAAGGtaggtaacatagtaacatagtagatgaatGCAAATAAGGACCAATtggttcattcactctctccggTTGTCCTATTTACACTGCCGTAGCCAATAATATATCCCAATTTGATTACCTGCAGGACATTGCATTTTACTCAAGTCAGTTTTAATGTATTCCTTCTTTGGTTCTCTATCATTCTAGACAGATGACCATACTAGTTCTGGTATTTAAAACCAACACCCAGGCCTCTGCCCCAATTTctttatcacattttttttttaactttgttctAATTTACTGCCTTCTATTTCTGACCCAAGCATGCTTAAATTCTGTCTCGCTATTGGTTTCAACCACCTCTGCTGATATCACTCTCACAGTAAAGAAGAAGTTCTTCTGTGCTTTTCTCCCTTCAGCTTCATACTGTGACGCTTTGTCCATGAATTCATTTTTCTATGGCAAATTGCACCTTCCGTACTTTAGTAAAACTTGTTAAATATTTGAATATACCTATTATATCCcatttcccttctttcctacAGCAAGCACACTGTAAGTGCCTGAAGCCTCTCTGTGTGGAATCTTTGTAGATGAATGTCCTCACATATCCAGTCTGCATGAAGTTATTTGCCTTTGCCTTGGGATGttatacttttagctgcatgtTAAATTGTATGTTAAGCATTAATACTTATGGGCGATGATATTTATTGCTAGGTAATGTTCTCAGTTAGAGGAGGAAATAAGAACTTAATACTCTGAGATGGACCATTAACCTTGCTGAAATAGTACCCCACACGAAGAACTCAATACTGCACAAATAAGAATGTAATGTCTTGAATCAGGTGGAAGGCTTGTAATGTACCTTTCATTCCATAatagggagaaaataaaatccaGAAAGCACTTTTATGAAACatcaaaatatatttctttggCAGCCATGGTACTGGGGTATTTTCAAataactgatgccagtaatagtgcCACGACTGTATGTACTGGCCAGGAACAGCTGACAGGCATCAAGTGCTTATTAGTGATTCTAAACAGCAGGCTATaaagaactgtgtgtgtgtgtgtgtgtgtgtgtgtgtgtgtgtcaggggtGGTGATGGTGAGGGGGAGGTAGTAACAAGAGTTTGGCCTCTAAATATGTCCATTGGTTGGTGCATAGCATGGTTCCTTCCAGGAGTACTGACATACATCCCTGTTCAGATCAGCAAAAGCAGAATGAATGCAAGGCATCTTAGCCATGAAAAAAGCAATATGACAGTCAATatgtacaacatttttttttggaagaaggTGGCAGGTTACTTGCAGAAGTCAGCTGGATAAAGGATATCTTATATTATGGCATGACTATTGGGGGATGTAGTAATGGAGCCCTTGTACGTGATAGGGGAGGCTCCAGTCAGTGTCCCTAAGCTTGCTGGCCTGAGTGGAAGAGAGTTGTAAGATTATGATACCATGATGATATTGCGGGAGTCGAGGACTGCACGGTGTGATTAATAGAAAGGTGTGGGGTTTGTGCACTGTGAATGTAGTTCCTTCATTGAGAGGAAAGCTGTGAATCAGAATACAGATTATATTGATAAaaaagggtttgtttgtttttattaatttggaCACATGCTGATCTTGCATTCCAGCAGTCTCTCTGCCCAGCAGCTTGCCAATGCATTGTAGGTTTCTTTTGTGATTGTAATAAACCCTTTTATTCTGTGTGTATGAATCCTGGAGTTTTCCCCATTGACACCTATGAAGCTGGAGTGAACAACTGTTTCAGTGAGCATGTAGGTGAGGCACTGTGGAAAGTGTGGGCAGGCATTTTTAACTTCTTAACCTTAAACTGTGTAGACATCATGGTCTCAGGATACTCAATGTGTTCTCGCTACTTTTTTAAATAATGGATTGATATCAGTAGATGCATGCTTGAAAAAGGATAATGAGGCTATTGCATAGGAAAATGAGGCAGCTCAATGCAAATTACAACATTAATGCAGATATGATTTCATGAAAAGTAAATGTTGCtcccggtcgcagatggctgtgacctcttatggtcacctcttttttccctgtacCAGCGATTCTTGGACGAATGGTGGCCTCCGCCTGCAAACGCTGctttccccggcgtccccgggatgGCATGGGTGATCCTatctgccatcttgaatctgggaTAACCTAGGtatgcgcgcgcgcacgccaggTCCTCTCTTGTACACGTCCAAAATAACATTGTCCTATTAATCACAGACAGAGTTGACCGTTAAAGATGGTATGATTATTATGAAATTACTATGTGCTTTTAGTTGCAAGATTTGGTTTTTATATTAATGTTTATCTTATCTTGGGGGTGGAGGGATGAAGGGGTTGGACAGACTTCTCGTATGAGTGATTGACCCCCAATGTTGGAAGTGGTCCACAAGAGGGAAGAGGTGGACAGATTGTTATGGGAAATTAGGGAGGGTGGCTTGGGTAAACATACCTCATGGCTTTTAGATATTATTGATAAAGGGGGACCCCCACAACACTTCTAGCCTTAAATATTTTTCACACATCTAAATTGACATGACTATTCAAGTGTGggcccttaatgttaagggactgatGTATAAAAATTCATGCAGAATTATCTAGCAAAAATGATGTGTGCAGGACGGTTGCTCTATGGAAGTGGGCTCCACTACTGTGAGACAATGTGTGGTAAGTGGGGAGCTAGCAGTGTGAAGGTAATTGCATGGGTAGTAAATCGAGGGATCTAGCGAACCAAGGTTAAACCcccaggggtggattttaagagccctgctcgcgtaaatccgcctggatttacgtgagcagggccttgcgcgccggcgcgcctattttccataggcctgccggcgcgcgcagagccctgggactcgtgtaagtcccggggttttttgacaggggcgtgtcgggggcggggccgatcgacgcagcattttgggggcgggacgtggcgtttcgtggatgggcccgggggcgtggtttcggccaggggcggtccgtgggcgtggccgcgccctccggaaccgcccctctgggaggcgtaaatccgtggagaaaggtagggggggggtttagataaggccggggggggggtgggttaggttgaggaagggaggggaaggtgagggaacggaggcaggctgcgcggctggtgcgccaacaaaagtacgcgaacgcgcattttttgaaaatctaccccccagaGAACAATTTCCTGAGTTATACCGTgtgcttagagatggcacaatAGCAAAGTGAATGTACCCAACTGCACCAGGTCACTAAGCAGTAGAGATACAATGGTAAAGAGTCACTGTCTCTGTCTGAATGTGGAATTGtactgtgtttatttatttatttaaaatcttttctataccattgttaagttatataccatcacaatggtttacagataggcacatatagtaatgtCAAAATCGGGTAATAAATTCTATCAAAGTGCCAATAAGGTTTCGGTTACATAGTTTCAAAATAAAGACTACTTGATAAGTGACATGAATCTTATCCATTTATACATGTAATAGATTAACTTACATGTATAGTACTTTCACTGTATATTTTATCTAATGCTGTGaggtaataaaataataaattacgcACAAATTTTTAGCTGTGTGTTGATGTTCTTCTGCCTGCTTTATTTGTTTTCCAATTCATTGTTCtctataaaatgcttgtttgaaaagccaggcttttaaacatttttttaaaagtttgaaatttctctggAATCTAATCTTGCGGGGCATGGTTTTCCATAGTAtcggtcctgctaaggatagtgcccGCTCCCTAACTTGAGTCAATCTTGCTGTCCTAACCGAAGGTACAGTTTGGAGGGCTTTATTGGCCGATctaagatttctttgtgggacatgaacatgcagtgctgtgttcagccaatcaGCTTTTTCGTCATtaattaatttgtatattgtacatagtgttttgtattgtaccctctgttctatgggtaaccagtgtaattctgctagtgtttcagtaatgtgatctctttttcttttgccagtacgtattcttgcggcagagttttgtagaatttggagcGGTCTTATAgttgtatatggtaatcccagaaacagtgagttgcagtagtcagtacTTGCGAATATTAGTTCTTGAAGAACTGTTCGAAGG
This sequence is a window from Rhinatrema bivittatum chromosome 5, aRhiBiv1.1, whole genome shotgun sequence. Protein-coding genes within it:
- the C5H13orf42 gene encoding uncharacterized protein C13orf42 homolog; the protein is MLRKIHSIFHPNSQSSNLTDGSSLYDGTNSAVRLVRSTSMYVIGEGLQKSSESLKKYKSTTSIESSGCYRYKEEDRAWMYSKTRDCLQYLQDLLALRKKYLNSLHNLKSMNATSALPPISTNFSKEGKKLLPSSKGPSKGTSEGKDSRPASDIIDAIAYFDTIIADLDAERRLKIPAIDQQNVDVDFDVATSSSEHSLHSNWILRTPRRCSVEASKTANAESQSHRTSNRMMRSQKRIERYPIYLPKAVEGAFNTLKFKPKSCKRENSSGDKI